The Phycisphaerae bacterium genome contains the following window.
TTCTCGCGGGTCGATTCCGTCATCCGGGTGAAGTTCCGCGCTATAAGCGCGCAGATCTTCCTTATTGCGTTTGCTCGATGGCATAAACGCTCCTTGCTTAGCTTGAACGGGGCAACGCGCGCAGCGGCGCCCTGGAACTCAAGTATCTAGGTTCTGCTAAGGGAGCCCGGCTTGCGTCGAGCCGGTGAAGGAATGAAGATCAGCAGCTCTTCGCGCAGCGAGGCCCCGTGGATTGATCTAACGCAACGAAATACACACGACACCTCCTTTCCGCAAAGAACCATCAATCTATGTCTACTATTATGCGCTACATATGAGGCGGCAGTCAAGCGAAAACGGTTCCCGGGCCATGCCGCCCGCCGCTTGTCCCCCCGACCTCGCCTTCGTAGAGTCTCCCGCGCCACCGCCTCGCCGGGACGCAACGTGCGCCTCCAGCGGAATATGGCAAGAATGACCAGGAATCGTCTATGTCCACACCTCTCGTCCTATCCCCCGACCAAGGCGAAATCCTCAATGTCGTCGGCGATCGCGTCCGCATTCTCGCCGATTCGAGCATGACCGACGGCCGGTGCGTCGTGTTCGAAAACACCACCGATCCCGGCAACGGTCCGCCCCTTCACCGCCACGGCCGGGACGACGAACATTTCTTCGTTGTTGAAGGAACCGTGAAATTCGCTATAGACGGGCGCGAGGTCGTCCTC
Protein-coding sequences here:
- a CDS encoding cupin domain-containing protein, with product MSTPLVLSPDQGEILNVVGDRVRILADSSMTDGRCVVFENTTDPGNGPPLHRHGRDDEHFFVVEGTVKFAIDGREVVLTAGGSVFAPRGSVHTFMNAGTTPSRMIITCCPGGLEGPFREADRLAREGRVTPETLAEAFRKFDLEFVGPPLQRTG